The Chrysiogenia bacterium nucleotide sequence AGCGGATTTCTGGCAGAACTTCTACAGCGACGGCGAACTGCCCTGGGACCTCGGAGAGGCCCTGCTTCCCCTGCGCGAGCTCTTCGAGCAGGACGCGCCAAAGCCGCCGCGCACCGTGCTGGTCCCCGGCTGCGGCAAGGGTCACGACGCGATCTATCTGGC carries:
- a CDS encoding thiol methyltransferase, which gives rise to MPEADFWQNFYSDGELPWDLGEALLPLRELFEQDAPKPPRTVLVPGCGKGHDAIYLA